A genome region from Candidatus Poribacteria bacterium includes the following:
- a CDS encoding sugar phosphate isomerase/epimerase — protein sequence MKKGICLGSLPGDSLEAKFRLAREAGFDGVEIGTLTDEEDRRRYKRIADAMGIEIPSIMNSKHWAKPLSDPDPKVREESARGVIDSIETAAVVGADTVLLVPAVVTEEVTYEEAYERSQSEIRKLIGYAQEKGVYIAVENVWNKFLLSPIEFARYIDEFESEYVAAYFDVGNIVLYGYPQHWIRTLGKRIKKVHVKGFHANKRQFTWLLEGTINWKAVMEAFTEIGYDGYLTAELPVDSSDPEGRVRMISEDLDKIISGEA from the coding sequence ATGAAGAAGGGGATATGCCTGGGATCGCTCCCCGGCGACAGCTTAGAGGCGAAATTCAGGCTTGCCAGAGAAGCCGGTTTTGACGGCGTGGAGATAGGCACCCTGACAGATGAGGAAGATCGACGGAGATACAAGAGGATAGCCGATGCGATGGGGATCGAGATACCCAGCATCATGAACTCCAAGCACTGGGCCAAACCCCTCTCCGATCCCGATCCGAAGGTCAGAGAGGAATCAGCCCGGGGGGTAATCGATTCGATCGAAACGGCTGCGGTAGTCGGAGCAGATACGGTTTTGCTCGTGCCCGCTGTCGTCACGGAGGAGGTCACCTATGAAGAGGCATATGAGAGATCTCAATCTGAGATACGCAAATTGATTGGTTATGCCCAGGAGAAAGGGGTTTATATAGCCGTCGAGAACGTATGGAACAAATTCCTTCTCAGCCCGATCGAGTTCGCCCGATATATCGACGAGTTTGAAAGCGAATACGTGGCCGCATATTTCGACGTGGGCAACATCGTGCTATACGGATATCCACAACATTGGATAAGGACGTTGGGGAAAAGGATCAAGAAGGTGCATGTCAAGGGATTTCATGCCAACAAGCGGCAGTTCACATGGCTGCTTGAGGGAACGATAAACTGGAAAGCGGTTATGGAAGCCTTTACGGAGATCGGATATGATGGGTATCTGACGGCTGAGCTGCCCGTCGATTCCTCCGATCCCGAAGGCAGGGTCAGGATGATAAGCGAGGATCTGGATAAGATCATATCGGGAGAGGCGTGA
- a CDS encoding sugar phosphate isomerase/epimerase: protein MFKIGVVTDEISDDLQEAIDIAKSWGIRYIELHGVWGRNICDLDDASLSKVIRIVRKSDVKVVVIDSLTLRCHLDDDEEYSRHIAHLIRSIEIAPLFDTNVVRLFSFWKEQRMSEEKWERIFEKMELPIKIAEREGVILGFENVSSGNIGTSEDLLRLFEQFDSPNLKLIWDPGNAHAAGEERPYPDGYERIKHKVIHVHMKDSTFRNGEHLWLPIGEGDVDYEGQLRALKRDGYDGVVSIETHYRPPSGSKIEGTRRSFEGLMRIIERIGRED from the coding sequence GTGTTTAAGATTGGAGTGGTCACGGACGAGATAAGCGATGATCTTCAGGAGGCGATAGATATAGCCAAGTCATGGGGCATCCGGTATATAGAGCTGCACGGGGTATGGGGCAGGAACATATGCGACCTGGACGATGCCTCTCTCAGCAAGGTTATCAGGATAGTCCGCAAAAGCGATGTAAAGGTGGTCGTTATAGATTCCCTCACACTTAGATGCCACCTGGACGATGATGAGGAGTACTCCCGACATATCGCCCACCTGATCCGATCTATCGAGATAGCGCCTCTTTTCGATACGAACGTGGTTCGTCTTTTCTCCTTCTGGAAGGAACAGCGGATGAGCGAGGAGAAATGGGAGAGGATATTTGAGAAGATGGAACTGCCGATAAAGATCGCCGAACGTGAAGGGGTGATTTTGGGGTTTGAAAACGTCAGCTCGGGCAACATAGGAACGAGCGAGGACCTGTTGAGGTTGTTCGAGCAGTTCGATTCACCAAATCTGAAACTAATATGGGACCCCGGAAACGCACATGCCGCCGGAGAGGAGAGACCCTATCCGGACGGATATGAGAGGATCAAGCATAAGGTGATACATGTGCATATGAAGGATTCAACCTTCAGGAACGGTGAGCACCTGTGGCTTCCCATAGGCGAGGGGGATGTGGATTATGAGGGGCAGCTCAGGGCACTTAAAAGGGATGGGTATGACGGCGTTGTATCCATTGAGACTCATTACAGGCCCCCATCAGGGTCGAAGATCGAGGGAACGAGGCGTTCGTTTGAGGGCCTGATGAGAATTATCGAGAGGATAGGGAGGGAGGATTGA
- a CDS encoding sugar phosphate isomerase/epimerase produces the protein MKILMFSKMLGSKSISEAGDIIAEIGFDGVDLTVRPGGHVLPENVTRDLPQAVRILESKGLSVPMLTTSITSADDPSAEDILAVASDVGATWIKLGYWRYKGFGEIKSEIDDLRRELDRIEKLARRYGVCVNLHTHSGYYLTADPFLLYMLLDGRDPQDMGAYIDPGHMTVEGGSGVWKMGIDILGDYINLVAVKDFGWFQQTDPETGDKIWRHRTVPLREGVVKWHEVFECLREIGFDNCISVHSEYGNMTVEEIIKQTKEDFLYLKGVIDSVWGGR, from the coding sequence ATGAAGATACTTATGTTTTCGAAGATGCTGGGAAGCAAGTCGATCTCGGAGGCAGGGGATATCATAGCCGAGATCGGGTTTGATGGGGTGGATCTGACGGTTCGTCCCGGCGGACATGTCCTGCCGGAGAACGTCACCCGCGATCTACCACAGGCCGTCAGAATCCTCGAATCGAAGGGGCTTAGCGTCCCGATGCTCACCACATCCATTACGTCGGCGGATGATCCGAGCGCCGAAGATATACTCGCTGTAGCCTCAGATGTCGGGGCAACCTGGATCAAGCTGGGTTATTGGAGATATAAGGGGTTCGGCGAGATCAAATCGGAGATCGATGATCTGAGACGGGAGCTCGATCGCATAGAGAAGCTGGCCCGCAGATATGGCGTCTGTGTCAATCTGCACACTCATTCTGGATATTACCTCACTGCCGATCCCTTCTTGCTCTACATGTTGCTCGATGGTCGAGATCCTCAGGATATGGGCGCTTACATAGATCCCGGGCATATGACAGTCGAAGGAGGTTCGGGCGTGTGGAAGATGGGGATAGATATACTGGGCGATTACATCAACCTCGTCGCCGTTAAGGACTTCGGCTGGTTTCAGCAGACCGATCCGGAGACCGGTGATAAGATCTGGAGACATAGAACGGTGCCTCTTCGGGAGGGGGTTGTCAAATGGCATGAGGTCTTCGAGTGCCTCCGTGAGATAGGATTTGATAACTGCATCTCCGTCCATAGCGAATATGGGAATATGACCGTTGAGGAGATCATCAAACAGACAAAGGAGGATTTCCTGTATCTCAAAGGTGTGATTGACAGCGTATGGGGTGGGAGATGA